The Virgibacillus sp. MSP4-1 genome has a segment encoding these proteins:
- the mobB gene encoding molybdopterin-guanine dinucleotide biosynthesis protein B gives MTKVIQVVGYKNTGKTTMMEWFVNYFIQKGYRVGTIKHDGHEFEMDHEDTDTWRHTKAGAHVTAISSRQKSAIVKQQPMSLEEMIQQMDQDVDLIFVEGFKKADFPKIVMLKERQELSFLQSLTNVVACITWFSDCLWEGETFSIEEKQKVCYFLNKNVIQKGGH, from the coding sequence TTGACGAAGGTTATTCAGGTAGTGGGCTATAAAAATACTGGAAAAACGACCATGATGGAGTGGTTTGTGAATTACTTTATACAGAAAGGTTACCGTGTTGGAACGATTAAGCATGATGGGCATGAGTTTGAAATGGACCATGAAGATACGGATACGTGGCGGCACACCAAAGCAGGAGCTCATGTAACAGCGATCTCATCCCGGCAAAAATCTGCAATCGTAAAGCAGCAGCCAATGAGCTTAGAAGAAATGATTCAGCAGATGGACCAGGATGTGGACCTTATTTTTGTGGAAGGATTTAAGAAAGCAGATTTTCCTAAAATTGTGATGCTTAAAGAGAGACAGGAGCTTTCTTTCCTTCAAAGCCTTACGAATGTAGTGGCCTGCATCACCTGGTTTTCGGACTGCTTATGGGAAGGCGAGACGTTTTCGATAGAAGAAAAGCAGAAGGTATGTTATTTTCTGAATAAGAATGTGATTCAAAAGGGAGGACATTAG
- a CDS encoding molybdenum cofactor biosynthesis protein MoaE — translation MQQVTNPKAGAVNLFVGTVREWTGDKQTQYLEYEAYVEMAEKMLQKIGTEIQEKWPGARVTIQHRIGRMEISDIAVIVAVSTPHRNESYEASRHGIERIKQMVPIWKKEFWTDGESWVGNQQETVAYPEGKPENGGETNG, via the coding sequence ATGCAGCAAGTGACCAACCCGAAAGCAGGGGCTGTAAACCTTTTTGTAGGCACAGTCAGAGAGTGGACAGGAGATAAACAGACGCAGTATCTGGAATACGAAGCCTATGTGGAAATGGCGGAAAAGATGCTGCAGAAGATTGGCACGGAAATACAGGAAAAATGGCCGGGAGCACGGGTGACGATTCAGCACCGGATTGGCAGGATGGAAATTTCTGATATTGCTGTGATTGTGGCTGTATCCACCCCGCACCGCAATGAATCCTACGAGGCTTCCCGTCATGGCATTGAACGGATTAAACAGATGGTTCCGATCTGGAAAAAGGAGTTCTGGACGGATGGGGAGTCATGGGTCGGCAACCAGCAGGAAACGGTGGCTTATCCTGAAGGGAAACCGGAAAATGGAGGGGAGACGAATGGTTAA
- the moaD gene encoding molybdopterin converting factor subunit 1 — MVKILFFAGLAEKTGKREMQIDEGTNWQVGQLRDWLQEQYPQAKSELSHSMIAVNEEYATKDEWINDQDVVAFIPPVSGG, encoded by the coding sequence ATGGTTAAAATCTTATTTTTTGCCGGACTTGCGGAGAAAACAGGTAAGCGGGAAATGCAAATCGATGAAGGGACCAACTGGCAGGTAGGACAGCTGCGCGACTGGCTTCAGGAACAGTATCCACAGGCCAAAAGTGAACTGTCCCATTCCATGATTGCCGTGAATGAGGAATATGCAACGAAAGACGAATGGATCAATGACCAGGATGTTGTGGCCTTTATTCCCCCTGTCAGTGGCGGTTAA
- the moaC gene encoding cyclic pyranopterin monophosphate synthase MoaC encodes MDGFTHFNNQGRANMVDISEKQDTGRTAVAFSQVKMNEEVWTAVQEGNMKKGDVLAVAQTAGIMGGKKTSDLIPMCHPLMLTKLDIRFEFPETGRIEIYVTVKTKGSTGVEMEALTAASVTGLTIYDMCKAMDKGMELGPTYLLEKEGGKSGYYQRG; translated from the coding sequence TTGGATGGTTTTACACACTTTAATAATCAGGGCCGTGCGAATATGGTCGATATTTCAGAAAAACAAGATACCGGACGCACAGCCGTTGCTTTCTCACAGGTGAAAATGAATGAGGAGGTATGGACGGCTGTTCAGGAAGGCAATATGAAAAAAGGCGATGTGCTGGCGGTGGCCCAGACTGCCGGCATTATGGGAGGAAAGAAAACCTCAGACCTCATCCCCATGTGCCATCCGTTAATGCTGACCAAACTGGACATCCGATTTGAATTTCCTGAAACAGGACGGATTGAAATTTATGTAACAGTTAAAACCAAGGGCTCCACAGGTGTTGAAATGGAGGCATTAACAGCTGCCAGCGTTACGGGATTAACCATTTATGATATGTGCAAAGCGATGGATAAAGGCATGGAACTGGGACCCACCTATTTATTGGAAAAAGAGGGCGGTAAGAGTGGTTATTATCAGCGGGGATAG